CTTACTAAGATATACACTCGATCCGGTGACCAGGGAACCACACGATTAGCGAATGGGGAGGTGGTTGCCAAGGACTCTCTGCGAGTAACTGCTTATGGAGATATAGATGAGCTCAATAGCGCCCTGGGAGTGATACTCGCTCAAAAACCTGATCCAAAAGTAGCCGAGATACTATCTGCCACCCAGCATCATCTTTTCAACCTTGGAGGCGAGCTAGCTTCGCCAGAGATGATCTCCGGAATCGTATCGGAAGAGATGATCTCTACCATGGAGCAGGACATTGATAGTTTGAATGCCGAACTCCCCGTATTGGAAGAATTCATTCTGCCGGGAGGGACCCTGGCAGCCTCAGAACTGCACCTGGCACGTACAGTTTGCCGTCGGGCAGAACGGAGCATAATTACCCTGAGTCAGTCCGAAACAATTGCCCCTGAGATCATCAAATATGTAAACCGTCTCTCCGATCTACTCTTTGTCATGGCTCGCTATGAAAACCACTTGGGTGGAAACAACGAAGTTTACTGGAAAAACCCGAAGAAGATAACGCGCAGTTTGAAGTAAAATTGGTATAATAGACCCGTAACTGTCACTTGGCTAAATACCGATCCGAATAGAGCTTGTACTCATATCAAAGGCGATCTGGAACCGTTTCCAGTCCGTCTCAAGCTTGCCTGCCTCCAGACGAAGGGGGGTGTATATGAGTTGCAGAGGTCCCATTTTATAAATTGGTGACAGACTACCAATCATCTCCATGTCCGCATCGTTTTGATCCAGGGCCATGCCGATTCCAGTCAACAGACTCAGGGATTCCAGCTTGGGAATATCAATACTGATCTTTGCACCCAAAAGACCTTTGGTGCTGGGTGTCAGGAGGGTACTGTCAGCGTATGCATAGCCAGGTATGGTCAGATCAGAGCCATACAGTACCGTATGCCCGGGGGTGTACCAATCACCATTTCTGGAGAAGATCAGTTTGTTGTTCATCTCAGGATCAACATCTGTTGAGAAATAAAACCGTTCTTGGCCAGGTAGATCTCCCAAGCCAATGCCAGCAAAGATCGTGGTCCAGATGGAGCTCTTGCGGGAGATGCGCTTTTGATGTTTGAATGAGGCCTGGATCTTGGCGTAGGGCTTGCCATGTTGTCTGGCTCCCAGAGTTGTTTCGGTTTGAAATGATCGTTTCCATAGAGTCCGGCGTATTTTTTTTGTATAGGAGAGTTTGACTTTCAGAAATTGATCGACCTCCCATATTTGGGGATCGAGGTAACGGTATGTTTCATTGTCCATGACCAACTCCGGGTCAGATAGATCCTGAGCCAGGATAGAGAGCCTGATATTTGAATCATCATCAGCATATTTCAGATCGCGCTTTCGAAAATTGGTGCTGAGCTCTGCCAGTCGATAATACCAGTCGCTGGCAACTCGGGAATGGAAATAGAGCTCCCGTCCAGGCGCGGGGAACAGCTTTTTACCAATAGATGCTGTATATCCAGGTACTTTTGTGATGGGACCTACAAATACCCGTAAGTACCAATCGAGATGCCCCCAGGGGATCAGATTCTTGTGGTGCAGGATCAGGCCGGGAGAGATCAGATCAATTGAATCATACCAGATGTAAGGGATCACATTGATGATATAGTCAGCCCGGGGATTGAGGGCTAACTGGGCCAGGTCAAAATCCAGATTCACATTTTCATCATTATTGGATCGATCCACATCCAAAAGATCCAGATCGGGGTCCAGCAGAACATCCTGGACCGGGAAGTTGGTTTGGAACTGGAACACATCATGGTCACCAGTGGGATGAACCCAGGTAGTCTTGGTCTCATTATCCATTTTTCCACGAAGACCAATGGCAACGGGAGGGGCAAAGTCGCCGTGATTGCTTATCCTGACTGTAGTTTCGTAAGTAGTTCCCCGTGGTCTGCTGCTGAACGTGTTCAGGGCATAATCGATCTTCCCGGTTGAAGCCAACATATCATCGAAGTACCAGGAGAGATCTTCACCACTGATTTCTTCAAAAATCTGCCGAACATCCTCGGGTTGCGGATGTTTATAAGCCCAGCGATCGAAATATTCGTGCCAGATCGAATCCATGAGAGAATTACCCAGATACGCATGCAGAGATTCAGTTGACCGAGCCGCTTTCTTATAGACCATCATGCCATAGTTGAAATCAGAGAAAGCCTCGCTATGGAGATTGGGTGGCTGATCCAATTTGGACAGGGCACTCATATAATACGACAAGTCCTCAATGGCTCGTTTGGTGGCATCCTTGGCAAAATATCTCAATAGCGGATACCAGCCAGGTTCTTCCTCGTGAAGCGCCAGCATGTAGTCATCATGGTACTTTGCAGCCCAGTATCGATTCTCGGCATAGGAATTCAGGCCTTCATCCATCCAGGGGTATTCCCGCTCATTGCTGGCTGAGAGTCCGTAAAACCAATTGTGACCCACTTCATGCATGATGACCAATTCCATCATGGGCTGCATGCTGGAACTATTGATGAGGGTGATCATGGGGTACTCCATTCCGCCACCTGCCGAGAAATCACCATCCACCACGGTGGCATGTTCGTAAGGGTATTCCATAAAGGATTTGGAATAAAAGGTCACAGCATCTTCGATATAGATATTTGCTAATCGGTAATTTTTCAAATTTTTTGGAAGAGCGAAAGTCCAGGTTTGAAAGGACCGACCTGAGGGTAGCTCAACATCATTTTTGATGATGATAAAGCGTTTGTCAGCGAACCAGGCAAAATCATGTACATTTTCCTGTTTGAAGGTGATGGTTTTCAAGGTCTGTGAAGAACTTGGTTCTGCGTCCTTCAAATTTTTCAAACCCAGTAACTTGGGCTTGGGTTCCATTTTGAAGGAATCCAGATAAGTCGTGCCAATTTGCCCCAGTGAATCGCGCCAGGCCAACTCAGATGAATCCTGGAGGACTCCAGTAGCGGCCACCCGATAATTCTCCGGTAAAGTGATGGAGACTTCAAAATCACCCCATTCGCTGTAGAATTCACCCATATCCAGGTAGGACATGGGATGCCAGCCCTTGAGGTCATATACAGCTGGTTTTGGATACCATTGGGTTATTTCATAGTGGTGGTCAAAATGTCCTAGGCGTGAGAGGACATTGGGAACCTTGACAGTGAAATTCAGGTCAATGATCAACGTGTCACCAGGGGAAAGCACTTTATTCAGAAAGAATTTTGCCACATCCAGGGTATCCGCTGAGCGATACTCCCATTCCAGGGTTTGCTCCTCAGCAGTGACATCGCTGATCTCGATCCAGCCAAAAGAAGAGTCAGGCAAGAAGTGCATTTTAGTAGAGAAACTATTGAATTTTTGTTGTCCAAGAGCACTCCTGTTGTTTTTGTAGGCATTTGGCCAGAGGTGCATCCAGATAAAATGAAGACTATCAGGTGAGTTATTTATGTAGGTAATAGTCTCACTACCAGCGACCTGGTGCAGGGAATCTATCAGGGTAACATCCAGGTCATAAAGCACCTTTTGTTGCCAATAGTCAGCCGATAACAATACCGGAAACAGGATCAGATAGAACGTGAATGTCTTAATTTTTAATTTCATAAGTACTCCAGTTCTTTGCCCAGGGGGTCAGAGACAGTCCCACCGGCTTCTGTGACCATATCACGGGTACTCTTATAGGATATCTGGCGTTGGTTATTGCTCAATTTGACAATAAGGTCACCGGCGGCTTTGGCAATCTCACCGGCATCAATTATCAATTGGTCACGGAGTTTGTCCATGGGTGCCTCAGTGTAATGTGATCGTTTCTTTTACCCGGGCGGCGATTCGAATCACCGCCTGGTTTATAAAAAAGGAAACTGCTGATCGGTCTATTTATACGGTATATGCTCCTCGGCGAAATAATCATTGGTCATGCTCTTCAGTTTA
This Candidatus Neomarinimicrobiota bacterium DNA region includes the following protein-coding sequences:
- a CDS encoding M1 family metallopeptidase, whose product is MKLKIKTFTFYLILFPVLLSADYWQQKVLYDLDVTLIDSLHQVAGSETITYINNSPDSLHFIWMHLWPNAYKNNRSALGQQKFNSFSTKMHFLPDSSFGWIEISDVTAEEQTLEWEYRSADTLDVAKFFLNKVLSPGDTLIIDLNFTVKVPNVLSRLGHFDHHYEITQWYPKPAVYDLKGWHPMSYLDMGEFYSEWGDFEVSITLPENYRVAATGVLQDSSELAWRDSLGQIGTTYLDSFKMEPKPKLLGLKNLKDAEPSSSQTLKTITFKQENVHDFAWFADKRFIIIKNDVELPSGRSFQTWTFALPKNLKNYRLANIYIEDAVTFYSKSFMEYPYEHATVVDGDFSAGGGMEYPMITLINSSSMQPMMELVIMHEVGHNWFYGLSASNEREYPWMDEGLNSYAENRYWAAKYHDDYMLALHEEEPGWYPLLRYFAKDATKRAIEDLSYYMSALSKLDQPPNLHSEAFSDFNYGMMVYKKAARSTESLHAYLGNSLMDSIWHEYFDRWAYKHPQPEDVRQIFEEISGEDLSWYFDDMLASTGKIDYALNTFSSRPRGTTYETTVRISNHGDFAPPVAIGLRGKMDNETKTTWVHPTGDHDVFQFQTNFPVQDVLLDPDLDLLDVDRSNNDENVNLDFDLAQLALNPRADYIINVIPYIWYDSIDLISPGLILHHKNLIPWGHLDWYLRVFVGPITKVPGYTASIGKKLFPAPGRELYFHSRVASDWYYRLAELSTNFRKRDLKYADDDSNIRLSILAQDLSDPELVMDNETYRYLDPQIWEVDQFLKVKLSYTKKIRRTLWKRSFQTETTLGARQHGKPYAKIQASFKHQKRISRKSSIWTTIFAGIGLGDLPGQERFYFSTDVDPEMNNKLIFSRNGDWYTPGHTVLYGSDLTIPGYAYADSTLLTPSTKGLLGAKISIDIPKLESLSLLTGIGMALDQNDADMEMIGSLSPIYKMGPLQLIYTPLRLEAGKLETDWKRFQIAFDMSTSSIRIGI
- a CDS encoding cob(I)yrinic acid a,c-diamide adenosyltransferase yields the protein MRLTKIYTRSGDQGTTRLANGEVVAKDSLRVTAYGDIDELNSALGVILAQKPDPKVAEILSATQHHLFNLGGELASPEMISGIVSEEMISTMEQDIDSLNAELPVLEEFILPGGTLAASELHLARTVCRRAERSIITLSQSETIAPEIIKYVNRLSDLLFVMARYENHLGGNNEVYWKNPKKITRSLK